The following proteins are co-located in the Flammeovirga kamogawensis genome:
- a CDS encoding DMT family transporter, with amino-acid sequence MALNTLLKKIGYSENKRLYGELHFWVLCSSMIPIINIYINLTSVEIVFIRTFLALALVFCVLIYKKIDLKVRTSHILLLVFTGVLTSIYWVLFVTAAKTSNTSVTLVGMATTPIWVSFIYPIFSKEKPTFNETMTGMCALFGVYMIFSSSFAYSNGMFTAIFAAFFAAIVTILTSKLSKKYNNLVITFYQMIGAFASTAITLPYYLKHIKMGEFTYPTMTDFVLILILAIVFSIIAYSSIVAIMKKINPFSVALANNLSPIYGGIMAYFFFGESEIMDIYFYGGAFLIAFAILAVPLSKILFNLDNIIPEKDV; translated from the coding sequence GTGGCATTAAATACTCTATTAAAAAAAATAGGTTATTCTGAGAATAAACGATTATATGGAGAACTTCACTTTTGGGTGTTATGTTCTAGTATGATTCCTATTATAAATATTTACATCAACCTCACTTCTGTAGAAATTGTTTTTATTAGAACATTTCTAGCATTAGCATTAGTTTTTTGTGTTCTCATTTATAAAAAAATTGATTTAAAAGTAAGAACATCCCATATTCTGCTCTTGGTATTCACAGGAGTTTTAACCTCAATTTACTGGGTATTATTTGTAACTGCTGCAAAAACATCTAACACGTCTGTAACATTGGTAGGAATGGCTACCACGCCTATTTGGGTAAGTTTTATCTACCCTATCTTTTCTAAGGAGAAGCCTACATTTAATGAAACCATGACAGGTATGTGCGCTTTGTTTGGAGTATATATGATTTTTAGTTCTAGCTTTGCTTATAGTAACGGGATGTTCACCGCCATATTTGCAGCGTTCTTTGCTGCTATAGTTACGATATTAACCTCTAAGCTTTCTAAAAAATATAATAATCTTGTTATTACCTTTTATCAAATGATTGGTGCTTTTGCGTCAACAGCAATTACTTTACCCTATTATTTAAAACATATAAAAATGGGCGAGTTTACTTACCCTACTATGACAGACTTTGTTTTAATTTTAATATTAGCAATTGTCTTTTCTATAATAGCTTACTCATCTATTGTGGCTATTATGAAAAAGATTAACCCTTTTAGCGTTGCTCTTGCTAATAATTTATCACCAATTTACGGTGGTATAATGGCTTATTTCTTTTTTGGGGAAAGTGAAATTATGGATATCTATTTCTACGGAGGGGCATTCTTAATCGCCTTTGCAATTTTAGCTGTACCACTCTCTAAAATTCTATTCAATTTAGATAATATAATTCCAGAAAAAGATGTTTAG
- a CDS encoding DUF1684 domain-containing protein, whose translation MKPSTFLKGIVFLFVVIFLGYSYFNSTSEEDTQKYITEISSEREKKNIEFKNDSSSPLTEDEKSSFNKLNYFPVDANYKVNASLDWYGLPKTVKIKTTKGLPRNYKKVALAKFHLNGESLELTLLADATRNPLTKDVVMILFTDQTSGKVTYGAGRYIELHNVKKGQLQTTIDFNTAYNPYCAYNENFDCPIPPSENYLATEVKVGEKNFKKH comes from the coding sequence ATGAAACCTTCAACTTTTTTAAAAGGAATTGTATTCCTATTTGTTGTAATCTTTTTAGGTTACTCTTACTTTAATTCAACATCAGAAGAAGATACTCAAAAGTATATTACTGAAATCTCTTCAGAAAGAGAGAAAAAAAATATTGAATTTAAAAACGACAGCTCATCACCTTTAACCGAGGATGAAAAATCAAGCTTTAATAAGTTGAACTATTTTCCTGTTGATGCTAATTATAAAGTAAATGCATCTTTAGATTGGTATGGTTTACCCAAAACAGTTAAAATTAAAACAACCAAGGGGCTTCCTAGAAATTACAAAAAAGTAGCTCTAGCTAAGTTTCATTTAAATGGAGAAAGTCTAGAGTTAACACTGTTAGCTGATGCGACGCGTAATCCTCTGACTAAGGATGTTGTAATGATATTATTTACGGACCAAACTTCGGGAAAGGTGACATACGGTGCTGGTAGGTATATAGAACTACACAATGTAAAAAAAGGACAGTTACAAACCACTATTGATTTCAACACAGCTTATAATCCTTATTGTGCTTACAATGAGAATTTTGACTGTCCGATCCCTCCTTCTGAAAATTACCTTGCAACTGAAGTTAAAGTAGGTGAGAAAAATTTCAAGAAACATTGA
- a CDS encoding HIRAN domain-containing protein, with the protein MVKPVYNIKDHDLLSLLQKTLLFEGFVAGYRFYSENDLEWEVMRNKLNLVRYSNNEFDENAVAVFAGDKMIGYVPKQSSKTIADCLDKGEELYTELIHVDPVAKDQKKVLFKIWRFKEAH; encoded by the coding sequence ATGGTTAAGCCTGTGTATAACATAAAAGACCACGATTTACTATCATTACTACAAAAAACTTTACTATTCGAAGGCTTCGTTGCAGGGTATAGGTTTTATTCTGAAAACGATTTAGAATGGGAAGTGATGCGAAATAAATTGAATCTTGTTCGTTATTCAAATAATGAATTTGATGAAAATGCTGTTGCAGTTTTTGCAGGTGATAAGATGATCGGGTATGTTCCTAAACAAAGTAGTAAAACTATTGCTGATTGTTTAGATAAAGGAGAAGAGCTTTATACTGAATTAATACATGTTGATCCTGTAGCTAAAGATCAAAAAAAAGTGCTCTTTAAAATTTGGCGTTTTAAAGAAGCACATTAA
- a CDS encoding SPOR domain-containing protein encodes MKIKNQIFSCAVLVLALLLSTSSFAQSKKKLKQMNEQLTTENTELRKSKTDLEKKSNSLTAMNDQLKYEVDGLKSDISSLQQQNEKLQTEVDALESENSELVAAAEVSANTTSSGTSVSSGSNMPADAGQCSSRQGQLQANHTYFVNLSSQIISHGWGVQVYSSRELCDAQGYAEKFQEHYKMWKTYVKVTEEGGSQVYSVVYGSLKYQDQAKVYLENFKKIGRNSDEQNAVLVQH; translated from the coding sequence ATGAAAATCAAAAATCAAATTTTTTCTTGTGCTGTCCTTGTACTTGCACTATTATTGTCGACTTCATCTTTTGCTCAAAGCAAAAAGAAATTAAAGCAGATGAATGAGCAATTAACTACTGAAAATACTGAACTTAGAAAAAGCAAAACGGATTTAGAGAAAAAATCTAATTCGTTAACTGCAATGAATGATCAGTTAAAGTATGAAGTTGACGGCTTAAAGTCAGATATTAGTTCTTTACAACAACAGAATGAAAAATTACAAACTGAAGTAGATGCTTTAGAATCTGAAAATAGTGAATTAGTAGCTGCAGCAGAAGTATCTGCAAACACTACTTCATCAGGAACTTCAGTTTCATCTGGTTCAAACATGCCTGCTGATGCTGGACAATGTTCAAGTCGTCAAGGTCAATTACAAGCTAATCATACTTATTTTGTAAACTTAAGTAGTCAAATTATTTCTCACGGATGGGGTGTGCAAGTGTACTCTTCTAGAGAGTTATGTGATGCACAAGGTTATGCTGAGAAGTTCCAAGAGCATTATAAAATGTGGAAAACATATGTGAAAGTTACAGAAGAAGGTGGAAGCCAAGTATATTCTGTAGTTTATGGATCATTAAAATACCAAGATCAAGCTAAAGTTTATTTAGAGAACTTTAAAAAGATTGGACGTAACTCTGATGAGCAAAATGCAGTTTTAGTTCAACACTAA